From Hydra vulgaris chromosome 07, alternate assembly HydraT2T_AEP, a single genomic window includes:
- the LOC136082334 gene encoding uncharacterized protein LOC136082334, whose protein sequence is MLCISVQVGLSQLQLQYQLQLQRSLYDCLCIDYKLPSIRTLTRLTSKISSMEDLSFINSIFMNLNPLKRISILLIDEVYVKASLLYQRGALFGQAVNYPEKLAKTILSFMIKCLFGGPEFICRAQPVANLSSEFQFAQCQQIVYSINNIENSKTLVIITDGNQVNQRFFGMFKTVDSKPWLTTSGIYLLYDYVHLLESIRNNWLTKKTGELQFLNNKELALAKWSDLETIYKTECNSLFKLSKLTAKSVYPKPIERQSVKFCLSVFCKKTVAVLRTHPEIENKAFEGTAVFIEKIIFFRMLLMSKHLVLAFGLEMNYAKKSTQLVINSYNCYEILLNCQIL, encoded by the coding sequence ATGCTGTGTATCTCTGTGCAAGTCGGACTATCTCAACTTCAACTACAATATCAATTACAACTACAACGAAGTTTATATGATTGTTTGTGTATTGACTACAAGTTGCCAAGTATAAGGACTTTAACACGATTGACTTCAAAAATAAGCTCAATGGAGGACctaagttttataaatagtatttttatgaatttaaatccattaaaaagaatttccaTACTACTAATTGATGAGGTCTATGTCAAAGCTTCATTGCTTTACCAAAGAGGTGCTTTGTTTGGTCAAGCAGTAAACTACCCTGAAAAGTtagctaaaacaattttatcatttatgatTAAATGTCTTTTTGGAGGTCCAGAATTTATATGTAGAGCTCAACCTGTTGCAAATCTTTCCTCTGAATTTCAGTTTGCTCAATGTCAACAAATTGTctattcaataaataatatcGAAAATAGTAAGACACTGGTAATAATTACTGATGGTAACCAAGTAAATCAAAGATTTTTTGGAATGTTTAAAACAGTTGATAGTAAACCATGGTTAACAACATcaggtatatatttattgtatgaTTATGTGCATCTACTAGAATCTATACGAAACAATTGGTTGACAAAAAAGACTGGGGAACTTcaatttttgaacaataaagAACTGGCTTTGGCTAAGTGGAGTGATTtagaaactatatataaaactgaGTGTAATAGTCTTTTTAAACTCTCTAAACTTACAGCTAAATCAGTTTATCCAAAACCAATAGAGAGACAATCTGTAAagttttgtttgtctgttttttgcaaaaaaacagtAGCTGTATTAAGAACGCATCCAGAGATTGAAAATAAAGCATTTGAAGGTACTGctgtatttattgaaaaaataattttttttcgaatGTTGTTAATGTCAAAGCACCTGGTGCTGGCATTCGGTTTAGAAATGAATTATGCAAAGAAATCCACTCAGTTGGTGATCAACAGTTACAACTGCTACGAGATATTGCTGAACTGTCAAATTTTATGA